The genomic stretch ACATCCCTTCAATGGCTAGATCTCTCTTCCAATCACTTTATTGGGAACATCTCTTCATCTCCACTTATGGGTCTAAAAAATCTGGAACATTTATCACTCTCAAACAATCTTTTCCAAATCCCAATCTCATTAAgttcatttttcaaccattcaaaaCTCAAGAACTTGGATGCTTGGGGTAACAAAATATATGCAGAATTTGAACCCAATCATCAGAATTTGAACCCAATGTTTCAGTTAGAGATGCTTATTTTATCTGGCCGTGTATATTGTGGAGCATTCCCCAAATTCCTCTATCATCAATATAACCTACAACTTGTTGATCTATCACATATTCAAATCAAAGAAGGGTTTCCATCTTGGTTGTTACATAACAACACAAAATTAGAATTCCTTTACTTGATCAACAATTCTCTCTCAGGGCCTCTCCAATTACCACTTTATTTTCATACGAATTTGTCAAACTTAGATATCTCAGACAATTGCTTCCAAGGTTATATTGCACCAATGATAGGAACATATCTGCCAAGAGTAAGATATGTAAACATGTCGGGAAATGGTTTTAGAGGTAGTATTCCCTCTTCATTTGGAAATATGAGCTTACTGCAAACCTTAGACTTATCCAACAATAAATTGTCAGGTAGTATACCAGAGTATTTAACCATTGGTTGTATCTCATTAGTTGAGCTCATACTTTCAAACAACAGTTTACAAGGCCAAATATTTTCTAGAACCTTTAACTTAAGATTTTTGGGAGAGTTACAATTGGATGGCAATCAATTCACTGGCAGCATTCCACATAGCTTGTTTAACTGCACTTTTTTACGAGTGTTGGATCTTAGTCATAACGACATATCCGGTAAAATTCCATGGTGGTTGGGGGACATGTCTTATCTTGAGATTTTGGATCTTTCAATGAATAATATCTCTGGAAATCTACCATCTAACTTTTGCCATACAAACATACAAAAACTTTATTTGTCTAGAAATGGGCTGCAAGGATCTTTGAAGGATGCATTTTATGGTTGCTTTGAGCTGATTGTGTTAGATCTTAGCCATAATAATGTGACTGGAAGCATTCCGCCTTGGATTGGAAAATTTTCTCAATTGAGCTATCTAATCTTGGGTCACAACAATATTGAAGCGAAAATCCCAATTCAGTTGTGCAATTTGACTCAATTAAGTTTGATTGATCTTTCTCATAATCATCTTTCTGGTCCTATTCTCCCTTGCTTAAGATCTACAAGCAACTCATATAGGCAACAAGATGGTTCATATAATGCTTCTGCTCCTGTTTCTATGGATGAACCTTTAGAGTTTACAACAAAGAGTATATCCTATTCTTACCAAGGAAGCATGCTATCTTACTTCTCTGGAATTGATCTCTCATGCAACCATTTGACAGGCCGAATTCCTACTGAAATTGGAAACCTCAATGAGATCCATGTTCTAAATTTGTCTCATAACAGTTTGACAGGAGAAATTCCAGCATCATTTTCCAACTTACACCAAATTGAGAGTTTGGATCTTTCATACAACAACTTGAAAGGAAGCATTCCTTCTCAGCTTACTGAGTTAAATTTTTTGGCTGTTTTTAATGTGTCATACAATAATTTATCTGGCAAGATACCCGATGTTAAACAATTTGCAACATTTGATGAAAGCAGCTATCGAGGAAACCTTTTTCTCTATGGATGTCCATTGATGAAAAATTGTACTGAAATATCATTACCTCCATCAAAATCAAGAACTTCAATTGAGAATAAAGAAAGCAGTTGCTTCATCGATAAGGATGCTTTCCATGCGAGTTTTGGGGTGACTTACATTATGGTGTTGTTGGTAATAGCTGCAGTTTTGTACATAAATCCATATTGGCGACAAGTATGGTTTTACTACATTGAGGTGAGTACAAACAATTGCTACTATTTTATTATAGACAATCTTGCTTTTTTGTCCAAGTTTAGATTTTGTAACTTTTgtaaatgaaatttattatgcAAATATTATGtaggttctttttttttttttttaatttacttcaattaaCCAAGAGATTGAATCTCAACCAGTGATGTAAAACCTGTGTTTAGAATACTATATTTGCTCCTagcattgaattttttttaagccTATGCTTAAGAAAGCTGCTACATGgtctattattttatttctttaacaaTATGATTGAACTTATTAATATctaaattagattaattttatgcAAATACTATCAAAGAAAGGACTGAGCAAAGCAATTCTTTCTGGTTTGTTCGATAGATGGCTAATTATTATGCCTAATCCAAATTTGTACAATCCGAGAAGAGCTAATTTTCTCCCAAAAAATAATctcaaagaaaaaagaagaacaacTTAAACTGTTTTAAGAAATTTACAcaattgtttatata from Hevea brasiliensis isolate MT/VB/25A 57/8 unplaced genomic scaffold, ASM3005281v1 Scaf382, whole genome shotgun sequence encodes the following:
- the LOC110645571 gene encoding cuscuta receptor 1-like, whose amino-acid sequence is MEVIKECFWVLLVMMILSLYGSRRSNGCWEHERIALLQLQDHFNYSPQFDNYYYWSYYNYYSDNADDVRCCNWERVRCSAATGHVTQLLLGEIRGWNSFEHWYLNASLFLPFQQLKQLDLSDNNIAGCLKNEGFEKLSTLENLEFLNLGVNNFNTNILSSLSHLSSLKYLYLYENAMKGRIDIQELNNLTNLKELDLMANEIEGFNSLHGAEKLPNMSNLEYLYLSYNNFELDAMSNLEELDLSGNNITKFISSREIRSPKNLSILYLDDITVEGRSMLLESLGALTHLRTLYVRWSNFKGTILSLGALAQLKTLDMSGSNFKGTILSLGALAQLKTLYMRWSNFKGTIFDQGSKVINVKELYLDGSSLDENLLQSLEVLSSLRLLSLVELNCTLPIQGLPHLKDLEHLYLNYSIVNSNFLQSIGELSSLQTLSLHNCGLNSATFLNQGLCELIHLQMLDISYNDFSGSLPLCLVNLTSLQWLDLSSNHFIGNISSSPLMGLKNLEHLSLSNNLFQIPISLSSFFNHSKLKNLDAWGNKIYAEFEPNHQNLNPMFQLEMLILSGRVYCGAFPKFLYHQYNLQLVDLSHIQIKEGFPSWLLHNNTKLEFLYLINNSLSGPLQLPLYFHTNLSNLDISDNCFQGYIAPMIGTYLPRVRYVNMSGNGFRGSIPSSFGNMSLLQTLDLSNNKLSGSIPEYLTIGCISLVELILSNNSLQGQIFSRTFNLRFLGELQLDGNQFTGSIPHSLFNCTFLRVLDLSHNDISGKIPWWLGDMSYLEILDLSMNNISGNLPSNFCHTNIQKLYLSRNGLQGSLKDAFYGCFELIVLDLSHNNVTGSIPPWIGKFSQLSYLILGHNNIEAKIPIQLCNLTQLSLIDLSHNHLSGPILPCLRSTSNSYRQQDGSYNASAPVSMDEPLEFTTKSISYSYQGSMLSYFSGIDLSCNHLTGRIPTEIGNLNEIHVLNLSHNSLTGEIPASFSNLHQIESLDLSYNNLKGSIPSQLTELNFLAVFNVSYNNLSGKIPDVKQFATFDESSYRGNLFLYGCPLMKNCTEISLPPSKSRTSIENKESSCFIDKDAFHASFGVTYIMVLLVIAAVLYINPYWRQVWFYYIEVSTNNCYYFIIDNLAFLSKFRFCNFCK